A genomic segment from Polyangiaceae bacterium encodes:
- the cas2 gene encoding CRISPR-associated endonuclease Cas2 yields the protein MRQTYIVCYDVSCPKRWRGVFKTMRGYGDSVQYSVFRCDLSKREMVELRDKLRGIINHAEDRVLFVDVGPAAGRGKGALWSMGRVYVPPDDVAVVV from the coding sequence ATGCGGCAGACGTACATCGTATGTTATGACGTGAGTTGTCCGAAGCGGTGGCGGGGTGTATTCAAGACGATGCGTGGGTATGGGGATTCGGTGCAGTATTCGGTGTTTCGGTGCGATTTGAGCAAGCGTGAAATGGTGGAGCTGCGCGACAAATTGCGTGGTATCATCAATCACGCGGAGGATCGGGTGCTCTTCGTGGACGTGGGTCCGGCGGCGGGGCGTGGAAAAGGAGCGTTATGGTCGATGGGGCGGGTGTACGTGCCGCCCGATGACGTCGCGGTGGTGGTTTAA